The following proteins are encoded in a genomic region of Brachypodium distachyon strain Bd21 chromosome 1, Brachypodium_distachyon_v3.0, whole genome shotgun sequence:
- the LOC100844132 gene encoding uncharacterized protein LOC100844132 isoform X3 produces MAFASASASPRTTQQLVDALTAHLSHYHASNPSPASSSSSSSSSPSSSPRAAILRWLASLPPASRAAACTSLLPPAASGALLDMLRRLRLRGHSSFFVLASPEPTVLSRLSRGLLARAAAASRAHELLFSSALLFASSPASPRPDAITVAEALLADLDAFVAAMDEISGGRFLRCGDGEVDLAALACEEFPELPWLKAKGYYVIEEFVANWVEIALRMSWAAAAGGGGGGGKKAVRVGKSVKDKAGLASNTFWREKGYVDWWMRLELPVRVRIMGAFFGKGAIALANEIGEETDVALSDKFCLCLGESGSLVGDSFYGSTRQSFFRKRRPGCTDVTSILSCKKKSTFAKELKRLLLVQEIACLKSNITYCGGDAIFLTSLMSAGTVADHILLRLRRLLMVVSTESINLELIGDGTSNTPKKKAVERSSGGSRKGKKKSSSSLKKLTASSKSAKDNGCSSTESQNSRVVSKSNQRTLSVGDTTIEPASEDPPCKEIAQRPKVEQAILFGECNSQCSKKKNKRKGKTKRSDLVRAENSVSGKLKTVVPHVATEGLHNSAEALDAPPLVPSYVRSSRSDIPEAVSCSDSSSTFDGTEGKDIRSSKKMEDKLGVITTDYYQCAQKPDTFSMNEQVPSHSSQNESTVQPSSCLPSRSDNGLSGNQCRDSTDSLVGSTQDMTCCNITQGALPELAPGVTTGYEKHMDHKFHNSVVTTDKVLPPVIPANILQSAINDNGTVMKNGGGEYYVFKRNLLGGTSYEWPSVAPHFVSPEIQQRPAAADRLHLDIGYRWPTQFDQPFLPTNHQLRSPPIESGCNQMLSSLAVPLSFDWPPVFRGYGKLSQNAALSYDPVYAPQMQSSAWPGFPAQLMQRGGFCSEKDRKYFADSDPRNTSDVGDDTESYWCSEEESDGRAVSGRDINQYFGGGVMYWSPAEHAGTGFSRPPSLSSDDSAWAWHEADVSRVVDDLGVGIPSAYNAGASSPPSTPSCSQNETSDPSTQPVCHSMVGNDINNEALHSSSSTQDSPEDKTTSAARSPSSVSEIVKGDTLPYAMLRPIVVPNISRRLSRSDFRGGHDHRSPCVSSTRRDIPVVRRPPSPVVLSVPRMPRPPPPSPVGESRKRGFPIVRSGSSSPRHWGMRSLFSDDKIFNRAQFCLDGPEVVWPSWVNKGTYAGTLVQSIEDTVLQDHLVKISQLSRDQHPDVAVPLQPPDMSNCSSPKASLSLMLNALHEEIDQFCKQVAAGNLVTKPYINWAVKRVTRCLQVLWPRSRTNLFGSNATGLALPTSDVDLVVSLPPVRNLEPIKEAGILEGRNGIKETCLQHAARCLGNQDWVRSDSLKTVENTAIPVIMLVAQVPCDTNMSIEYSSVLDSSQDNSVNVLAEQASPPRSDNSSSEGSNTLMGSKMNKDDCDAVKSIRLDISFKSPSHTGLQTTELVCELTQQFPAALPLALILKKFLADRSLDHPYSGGLSSYCLVCSCS; encoded by the exons ATGGCcttcgcctccgcctccgcttcGCCGCGCACCACGCAGCAGCTCGTCGACGCCCTCACCGCGCACCTCTCCCACTACCACGCCTCAAACCCtagccccgcctcctcctcctcctcctcctcctcctccccatcctccTCCCCGCGCGCCGCGATCCTCCGGTGGCTCGCCTCCCTCCCGCCGgcctcccgcgccgcggcctgcacctccctcctcccgcccGCGGCTTCCGGGGCGCTCCTCGAcatgctccgccgcctccgcctccgcggccactcctccttcttcgtcctcgcctcgccggagcccaCCGTCCTCTCGCGGCTCTCCCGCGGCCTCctcgcgcgcgcggccgccgcctcccgcgcgCACGAGCTCCTCTTCTCCAGCGCACTCCTcttcgcctcctcccccgcgtCGCCGCGCCCCGATGCGATCACGGTCGCCGAGGCCCTCCTGGCCGACCTCGACGCCTTCGTCGCGGCCATGGACGAGATCTCGGGCGGGAGGTTCCTCCgctgcggcgacggcgaggtcgaCCTGGCCGCCTTGGCGTGCGAGGAGTTCCCCGAGCTGCCGTGGCTCAAGGCCAAGGGGTACTACGTGATCGAGGAGTTTGTGGCCAATTGGGTGGAGATCGCGCTGCGGATgtcgtgggcggcggcggctgggggaggtggaggtggagggaAGAAGGCCGTCAGGGTTGGGAAGTCTGTGAAGGACAAAGCTGGGTTGGCATCAAACACATTCTGGAGGGAGAAGGGGTATGTGGATTGGTGGATGAGACTGGAGCTGCCGGTGAGAGTCAGGATCATGGGAGCCTTCTTTGGGAAGGGTGCAATAGCGCTG GCCAATGAGATTGGTGAAGAGACAGATGTTGCTTTAAGCGACAAGTTCTGTTTATGCCTAGGTGAATCAGGATCATTGGTTGGAGACAGTTTTTATGGAAGTACAAGGCAGTCCTTTTTCAGAAAGAGACGACCTGGTTGCACCGATGTCACAAGCATTCTCTCTTGTAAAAAGAAGTCTACTTTTGCTAAAGAATTAAAAAGATTGCTACTGGTTCAGGAGATAGCGTGTTTAAAGAGCAATATTACTTACTGTGGTGGTGACGCAATCTTTCTCACTTCATTAATGTCAGCTGGTACTGTTGCTGACCATATACTGTTGAGATTACGAAGACTTCTCATGGTGGTTTCAACGGAAAGTATAAATCTGGAACTCATTGGGGATGGAACATCAAATACCCCCAAAAAGAAAGCTGTTGAAAGGTCAAGTGGAGGTTctcgaaaaggaaaaaagaagtccAGTAGTAGCTTGAAAAAGCTAACAGCATCTTCTAAGTCAGCGAAG GACAATGGATGCAGTAGCACAGAAAGTCAGAATTCCAGGGTTGTGTCAAAGTCAAACCAGCGGACTCTATCTGTTGGAGACACCACTATTGAGCCTGCTTCCGAAGATCCTCCTTGCAAGGAAATTGCACAAAGACCAAAGGTG GAGCAAGCTATCTTGTTTGGTGAATGCAACAGTCAGtgcagcaaaaagaaaaacaaacgtAAAGGGAAAACAAAACGATCGGATCTGGTCAGAGCCGAGAACTCTGTATCTGGCAAATTAAAGACAGTTGTTCCTCATGTTGCCACAGAAGGCTTGCATAATTCTGCTGAAGCATTAGACGCACCACCTCTTGTCCCATCCTATGTCAGGTCTTCCAGGAGTGATATCCCTGAAGCAGTGAGTTGCTCTGACTCTTCAAGTACCTTTGATGGAACTGAAGGAAAAGACATTAGAAGCAGCAAAAAGATGGAAGATAAACTTGGTGTAATAACTACAGACTATTATCAGTGTGCACAAAAACCTGATACCTTCAGTATGAACGAGCAGGTCCCATCTCACAGTAGTCAAAATGAATCCACGGTCCAACCGTCTTCATGTTTACCATCCAGAAGTGATAATGGATTATCTGGTAATCAATGCAGAGACTCTACTGACTCCTTGGTAGGATCTACACAGGACATGACTTGCTGTAATATAACACAGGGAGCTTTGCCTGAACTTGCTCCTGGTGTCACTACAGGATACGAGAAACACATGGATCATAAGTTTCATAACTCTGTAGTGACAACTGACAAAGTTTTACCACCAGTCATTCCTGCCAACATACTCCAAAGTGCTATAAACGACAATGGCACAGTAATGAAGAACGGTGGAGGTGAATATTATGTATTCAAAAGGAATCTACTGGGAGGAACATCATACGAGTGGCCTAGTGTAGCACCTCATTTTGTATCCCCTGAAATACAACAGCGCCCTGCCGCAGCGGACAGGTTACATCTGGACATAGGTTACAGATGGCCTACACAATTTGACCAGCCTTTTCTTCCTACGAACCATCAGTTGAGAAGCCCACCAATTGAATCCGGATGCAATCAAATGTTATCTTCTCTAGCAGTGCCCTTAAGTTTTGACTGGCCTCCTGTTTTCAGGGGTTATGGTAAGTTGAGTCAAAATGCTGCTTTAAGTTATGATCCAGTGTATGCCCCACAGATGCAATCTTCTGCTTGGCCTGGGTTTCCTGCTCAACTAATGCAAAGAGGTGGCTTTTGCAGTGAAAAAGATAGGAAATATTTTGCTGACAGTGACCCAAGAAATACATCAGATGTTGGGGATGATACTGAAAGCTATTGGTGTTCTGAAGAAGAATCAGATGGCCGTGCAGTTTCTGGAAGAGATATTAATCAATATTTTGGTGGAGGTGTGATGTATTGGAGTCCTGCAGAACATGCCGGAACAGGCTTTTCTAGGCCGCCGTCACTTAGTTCAGATGACAGTGCTTGGGCTTGGCATGAGGCAGATGTTAGTCGAGTTGTGGACGATCTAGGTGTTGGGATTCCATCAGCATATAATGCTGGTGCATCATCACCACCATCCACTCCATCCTGCTCCCAAAATGAAACTTCCGATCCTTCCACTCAGCCTGTTTGTCACTCAATGGTAGGGAATGACATCAACAATGAAGCTTTGCATTCTTCATCTTCCACACAAGACAGTCCTGAAGATAAGACTACTTCGGCTGCAAGGAGTCCATCTAGTGTCAGTGAAATAGTGAAGGGAGATACATTACCATATGCAATGCTACGGCCAATAGTTGTTCCTAATATATCACGAAGGTTATCAAGATCTGACTTTAGGGGCGGTCATGATCACAGGAGCCCATGTGTGTCTTCGACAAGGAGGGATATACCTGTTGTAAGAAGGCCTCCATCACCAGTGGTACTTAGTGTTCCTCGCATGCCTCGGCCACCCCCACCTTCTCCTGTTGGAGAGTCAAGAAAACGTGGATTCCCAATTGTTAGATCCGGCAGCTCAAGTCCGAGGCATTGGGGGATGAGAAGTTTGTTTTCTGACGACAAAATTTTCAATAGGGCTCAGTTTTGCTTGGATGGTCCTGAAGTAGTATGGCCTTCATGGGTAAATAAAGGCACTTATGCTGGTACACTGGTACAATCAATTGAGGATACTGTCTTGCAGGACCACCTTGTTAAGATTTCACAGCTTTCTCGTGATCAACAT CCAGATGTTGCAGTTCCTCTGCAGCCACCTGATATGTCAAATTGTTCATCTCCAAAGGCTTCCCTCTCTTTGATGCTCAATGCTCTACACGAAGAGATCGATCAATTCTGTAAGCAG GTTGCTGCTGGAAATCTGGTGACGAAGCCCTATATAAACTGGGCTGTCAAAAGAGTCACACGGTGCTTGCAAGTTCTCTGGCCTCGCTCCCGTACAAATCTATTTGGCTCAAATGCCACCGGTTTGGCTCTTCCAACTAGTGATGTAGATCTTGTGGTTTCTCTTCCCCCAGTTCGAAATCTG GAACCTATTAAAGAAGCTGGAATTTTGGAAGGCCGGAATGGTATCAAGGAAACATGCCTCCAG CATGCGGCAAGGTGTCTTGGAAACCAGGACTGGGTTAGGAGTGATTCCCTCAAAACGGTTGAAAACACAGCA ATACCTGTGATCATGCTTGTGGCACAAGTGCCTTGTGACACAAATATGTCAATTGAGTACTCTTCTGTTCTGGATAGCTCACAAGACAATTCAGTCAATGTGCTTGCAGAGCAAGCGAGCCCCCCTCGTTCTGATAACTCTAGTTCAGAAGGCAGCAACACACTTATGGGCTCAAAAATGAATAAGGATGATTGCGATGCTGTGAAGTCAATTCGTCTTGATATAAGTTTCAAATCACCATCACACACAGGACTCCAGACTACCGAGTTG GTTTGTGAGCTGACACAGCAATTTCCTGCGGCTTTACCCCTTGCTTTGATTCTGAAGAAGTTCTTGGCTGACCGGAGTTTGGACCACCCATATTCGGGTGGTCTAAGCTCTTACTGTTTGGTATGTAGCTGTTCATAA